A genomic stretch from Erigeron canadensis isolate Cc75 chromosome 9, C_canadensis_v1, whole genome shotgun sequence includes:
- the LOC122581148 gene encoding serine/threonine-protein kinase AtPK2/AtPK19-like: MVASQLTTLMENQTCKSSKNYLHFPLNPPDGTISDNVELDFSDTFGPLPTHRNSEISIDTSYDDPVVIYNRSHSLVGPTPRVSQLLNLRKLTICETEESLELMEDFSDVIAEGAEEGSETDEKCVKVESIGLENFEVMKVVGQGAFGKVYQVRKRDTSDIYAMKVVRKDKIVEKNHAEYMKAERDILTKIDHPFIVQLRYSFQTKYRLYLVLDFVNGGHLFFQLYHHGLFREDLARIYAAEIVSAVSHLHANGIMHRDLKPENILLDVDGHALLTDFGLAKEFDENARSNSLCGTVEYMSPEIILGKGHDKAADWWSVGVLLFEMLTGQPPFHGGNREKIQKKIVKDKLKMPAFLTSEAHCLLKGLLQKDPSKRLGNGLTGSDEIKHHKWFKPINWKKLDARGIQPSFRPEVAGNQCIANFDKRWTDMPLLDSPASSPNGSSNLFQGFTYVKPAASFLQRHSPVC; this comes from the exons ATGGTTGCTTCTCAGTTAACCACTCTAATGGAAAACCAGACGTGCAAATCCTCTAAAAATTATTTACACTTCCCTTTGAACCCCCCCGATGGAACAATATCGGATAATGTTGAACTCGACTTTTCTGATACATTTGGTCCTCTTCCGACTCACAGAAATTCAGAAATTTCAATCGATACCTCTTATGATGACCCAGTGGTCATTTACAACCGATCACATTCTTTAGTTGGTCCCACACCAAGAGTTAGCCAATTGTTAAATCTAAGGAAACTAACCATATGTGAAACGGAAGAATCATTGGAGCTCATGGAGGATTTTAGTGATGTTATAGCTGAAGGAGCTGAGGAAGGTTCAGAAACTGATGAGAAGTGTGTGAAGGTTGAGAGTATCGGGCTTGAAAATTTTGAGGTGATGAAAGTTGTGGGGCAAGGAGCGTTTGGGAAAGTATATCAAGTGAGGAAAAGAGACACTTCGGATATTTATGCAATGAAGGTTGTGAGGAAGGATAAGATTGTGGAGAAAAATCATGCAGAGTATATGAAAGCTGAGAGGGATATCTTAACAAAGATTGATCATCCTTTTATTGTCCAACTTCGATACTCTTTTCAG ACTAAATATAGACTTTATCTTGTTTTGGACTTTGTGAACGGAGGACATCTTTTCTTCCAGCTATATCACCATGGGCTATTTCG AGAGGATCTGGCCCGTATATATGCTGCAGAGATTGTTTCGGCTGTTTCGCACCTTCATGCAAATGGCATAATGCACAGGGATCTTAAGCCTGAAAATATACTACTTGATGTGGATGGCCAT GCTTTGCTTACCGACTTTGGGCTAGCAAAAGAATTTGATGAGAATGCAAGATCAAATTCTTTATGTGGAACAGTAGAATACATGTCTCCTGAAATTATTCTTGGCAAGGGACATGACAAGGCTGCAGACTGGTGGAGTGTTGGAGTTTTGCTGTTTGAGATGCTCACAGGACAG CCACCATTTCATGGAGGGAATCGTGAAAAAATACAGAAAAAAATAGTGAAGGATAAATTGAAGATGCCTGCGTTTTTGACGAGCGAAGCACACTGTCTACTGAAAGGG TTGTTGCAAAAGGATCCAAGCAAGCGGCTTGGTAATGGGTTAACGGGAAGTGATGAAATAAAGCATCACAAGTGGTTCAAGCCAATCAACTGGAAGAAACTAGATGCTAGGGGAATCCAGCCTAGCTTTCGTCCTGAAGTTGCTGGAAACCAATGCATTGCTAACTTTGATAAAAGATGGACCGACATGCCACTATTGGACTCGCCTGCTTCTAGCCCAAATGGGTCATCCAACCTCTTTCAGGGTTTTACATATGTCAAGCCAGCGGCCTCTTTTCTCCAGAGACACAGCCCAGTGTGCTAA